CCGGCTGGTCCCTCCGCTGGATCAACATCCTGTTCACGCCGTCCTTCATCATGCTGCCCCTCAGCCCGCCCATCGGAATCGTCGAGGTCATGAAGatcatcgccgtcttcagTGAGTCCTTCGCCGCACCCCCGCCCGTGACGAACTCGCCATATGTTTTGAGAAGCTCATGCGCCCGCTCCTTACAGTCATCGGCTTCATCGCCATGatggccctcgccgcctacCTCACCCGCGGCCTCCAACTGCTCCTCGGCTCCTCCAAGCGCGCCCTCACCGAGCGCGCCGAGGAGATGGGCaacgagacggacgagatcCCGCTCGCCGACACCCCGCCCCGCGGCGACTCCGCTCCGGGATCCcgctccgtctcggccgccccgTCCTCGCTGTCCCTCAACAccctcgcgccgccgccgctgtcgcgCAACGCGTCCCACAACTTCCTGCCCGCCGCGAGCTCGTCCTTCCGACGgcccgaggcggaggacgaAGGAGGCGCaaagacgccgccggcaacggGCTCCCCGCTCCCGCCGCAGATCCCCGTGCCGATGCCCCGGGCCCAGGTCTGGGCGGCGTGGATATGCGGCCACCTGAACTGGGTCATctacgccgccgtcttcgtcctcgtcgggctGCCCGTCTACTACGCCGCCGGCTACGCCATGCCCCTCCACCTCAGCCTCATCCTGCTCGTCTACTTCGCCGCCATGTCGGTCCCCGCGCGCTGGCGGCAGTACCTGCACCCGGTCCTCGTGGCCTCGCTGTTCTCGGTCCTCGGCATCTgggccctggccgccgcccgggGCGACGGCCTCCCGGACACGCTCCGCTCGTTCCGGACGGGCGCCAACTACACCTACCTCTGGCTCCACGGCGCGAACAACCGCCGCCTGCCGGGCGCGGGCGACATCTTCGGCACCGTCCTCGACGCGAGCATCGTCTCGCTCGCGCTGCCCATGTACCAGTACCGCCGCGAGCTGCGGCAGAACTTCGCGGCCATCGTGCTGCCCAACGTCGTCATGTCCATCGGCTGCCTCTTCTCGTACCCGCCGGTGTGCTACGCCATCGGCATCAGCGCGGAAAGGTCCCTGGCCTTCGCCTCGCGCAGCCTGACGCTCGCGCTGGCCACCCCCGCCACGGAGAAcctgggcggcgacctcaacacggtggcggcggtggccatCATGAGCGGCATCGTCGGGGTGCTGTTCGGCCAGCGCATGCTGGCCTGGCTGAGGATACCCGAAGGTGAGGagctccccttccctcttaGCTCATGGGCCGAGACGTTTTTCATGAGGAATGCTAACACtgtatgtgtgtgtttgtgtgtatACAGATGACTACATCACGCGCGGCGTCACGCTGGGCGCGAACTCGTCGGCCATCGCCACGGCTCTGCTTCTTCGGACCGACCCGCGCGCGGCTGCGCTGTCCAGCCTGTCGATGAGCCTGTTCGGCACCATCACCGTGCTGTTCACGTCTATACCGCCCATTGCGGACGTCATCAAGTCTCTGGTAACCTGAAGGCCAGAGAGTCTTTGTGGACACGACGGTCTGGTTGCCGCCGCTTTTCTTGCTTTGCGTTTGGTTACGAGACTAAGCCCGCCAATTCAGAGTGTGATGCCCGGCATCTGGCCGCTCCAAGCATGCGAGATCGGTTGGTGGGCCCTGGGACCCGATGAAGAACAATCTCCGACAAATTATTGACATATCGGACGATGGATAAAGACAACATCACATCCCACTACGCGCCTCGGAACAAAGCTCTAGTCAAGTGTGGGCACCAAATCAGAATCCGGACTGTCGAAGACTAGTACGGAACGACGACAAACATGCGTGTCGACGCCAGAGCTGAGAAACTGATCAGTGACGCTCTCAGTAGTCTAGGCCGGATGATGGGGAGCTGCGTCATGATCTGATATGATCGTTTAACGAAGCCGACAGACAATGAGAGTGCCAGTGGCCTCTCGGTGCCTACCATGGTCTCAACTTGCCATAACTATGCCGCTTACGCGCCGTCCCGATGCAGAGACCGGAACGACTTTCATGTCGGATCACTCACTGTATTCAACCGTTGACGCTGGGGCCTGCGAATCCGCTGGTCAAAGGGCCTTATGAGAAGCGACTATCGTGGGGGCGTTTCTTCAGCTTCGAGGGCGGCCATCTTCCGACATTGTCCAAAAGTTCTTCAAGACGTCAAGTCAAGTCTTTGTGCTTGGGTTACCATGGGCTGTCGTCGCGTGTTCCAGCATAGCCATCAGAACGTGGGCTCGCTCCCGCCATCGCGCCATACATCTAAAGGAGCCCAATCAGTAAGACCGAGTTTGTGTTCGTGTAACTAGTCCACGACACCCCGTGCCATGCTCGTCGTTAAATAGAAACCTGGCACTGCGAACGAACACTATGTCGAGCCCGACAGGTCGAATAAGCCCGGGGAGGCTACAGTCGCCCGTCCGCATGTCCGTGACTCGCCCAATATGCGATTGCGATCTCGGGGACCTTCCCCTAGGGCCAGTACTTCTTCGTTCCTGACCCATATCCGAGACATCTAACAAGGCGCGTATATCATATGTCGACCCATGACCTTGACTCAATGTCTGCTCTCCTCTCATTCTCACCGCTCCTTGCCAACATCAAACCCCTCAACaatggtgacggcgacgacaacgacgacgacaacggcttctgagcctcctcctcccagcaGTCGAACCGTGCGGTCGGTCAAGGAATACAGCAACGCCATGGCCGATCTGAACATCTGTAAGGAGCGACCTGACTCCCATCTCCCTCTCGCCTCCAAAGATCAACTGGGAGGGAGCCAAGGGCGAACGAATCCTCGTGGGAGTGTGGCTGCCGTacccatccctcccccaagCAATTCTTCCTCAAGAAAGTATATTCCCAGCGTCCGACAGGCAATCACAGCACACCGCCAACGGGGGGCGGCTCCCCATCGCCCCCGACATCGTCACCATCCCCGTCCTGACGTCCTGGCTCGCCCCTCAAGCTCCCGAGCTTCAACGCCCCCCCAGACCGACAAGGTCATCGCCGCGAAATCCGACGAGGACCGGCGCGAACGATGACCGCTTCGAGGCGGTCGGCCGAGCAGGCCTCACGGCCATAGGCGTGAGGCATGGCATGATGGTGTCGAGCTTCACCCAAACGCCACGCACAAAGGACAGGAAACGTCGTGGGAAATCATCAGAAAAACATGCATTCCATAGCCATACCTAGAACCCTTTCATGATCAACCAAGCCATCCGTCCGTTCCACCTCCCCCTTTCCAACACATCGCAAAAAAAGACGAATCGTGTAAATCATACAGGCGGAAACTCTTAAGTCCGCATTTTCCCACCGTCATGAAACCATATAAAGCTACCCGCAGAACCCTCGCCTCTGCCGATTCGataacgacgacgatgacgcagAAGAAATGAAGATGGCAGAATGGGCCTATTTCCGCTCTTCAAAGTAAAACTTGCCGAGGTTCTCGCCGCTCTGGGAACTCCCCAGCGCAGTGTTGCCCGCCCGCgactcgccgccgtccagccTCTCGCGCAACAGACGCTCGGCCGTGtccctggccgtcgtcgtcgtgtgGATGTTGGGTTGATGGGAGAATTGTGAGGTGGGGACGGGGGCCTTGTTGGTGGTGTCAACGTAcatctcgtcgccgggcACGCCAGAGccgtcggtggtggtgccgtcCATCATGCGGGCGTCGCGACGTTCCtgcatggcggcggcgctggtcgGGGTATCGCCTCCCATGGTGACGTCGCGGTTTCGCTGGGTGGGGATGCCGTCGCTGCTGAGGCCCGAGGCGGTCCGCTCGAGACCCcaggcgccgacggcctggccggcgacgccggggaTGGGACGGCGCTGGTAGATGGGACCGGAGACGGTGCTGTTGGCACcctcgccgaagccgacgaggctGGCGGAGCCGTCGTCGCTCATGCGGTCGTCGTAGCCGCCGGTGGAACGGGCCGTGTCCTCGTCCATCTGCTCggggtcggcgccggtgctgGCAACGGAGTCGGCCTCGCGGTAGTTTGTGTCCATGCTGAAcatgtcctcgtcctgctcgCCGGGGGCAGTGCGGgtctcgttgtcgtcgccaacATAGCTCTCGGTGGCGCTAGCGGTACCGACGGTACTCATCTTGGTGACAGCGGTGGGCTGTCCATGGGCATCGAAGTACGCGGGCGTCAGGTGGGTATTGGGCGGGTAGTTGGGAGGGAAGCCGGTCGAGGTGGGCGTGGTCTGgggcgagagggaggaggcatTGGCGTTCTGCTGATGCTGGGTGGGCGGCGCGCGGAGGGTCGAGACtcgctcgaggccggcgaggcgaGAGATGCGATCAGcgcgctcggcctcgaggctcGTAGTAGAGGGATGGTGGGCGTGGCCGCGGGCGCCAGCCGGCCCCTGTGGGAAGTGGCCCCGGTGGCCGTCCTTGATGGCGGTGGTCGAGAGGGCCGACATGGAGGTTGTGGTACTCGTGGGGGTGCCGCTGCAAGGCAGAGTGTTAGCCGGAGGACGAGCAAAGGAATGGCATGATATGAGAGGGTGACACATACGGCATCTCAGAGGGTGTGTCTGGCCTCGAtgtgggaggagggagatTAATGAAGGTAGGATGCGATGCTTGCGCCATGGTTGGTGGTGTGGTTGTGTGGTTGGATGTGAAGACGGTGAttgacgaagaagagagtAGGTAggcttcgtcgaggatggagaagcggtgatgatggagtagcgaagaggtcgagagagagagagagaggccggACTGTGTTTCCCGTAGGACCGGATTGAGGTCGGAATGCGGCAGACAAGGGCGGCGGGCTCGTCGCAAACGGCAGATTGAGAGTGGATGGCGGGGTTCTAAGTTCGTCGTGGAGCTTAGCTGTACTGTAGATGGTGTACGGTGTACAGTGTGCGCGATGGTCAGAAGGGTGCCGCAAGGGGGGCGGAGAGCATATCGTCTGGATTGTGATGTGATGGAATGTGGTgtagaggaggaggagaggaggatgaatGAGAATGCGTGATGTTGGTTGAATATTCAGGAGAGAAGAAGGTGTGTTCTGGTTCAGGCGCAGGGAGGTTCAGCTTCAGGGACAGGACAGTCCCCTGAAGCCATGAAGGTGAAGCGTGTCGAGGTAAACCTacccaggtacctaggtaggtcgGGACGGTCTAGGTTTAGCATCTGTACAGTGAGTCGAGGTAGTTGGGATGTCGAGGTACATGAAGACACGGCGATCTACGCGTGGCAAGTGGGGTACCTTACCGAGGGCGGGACAAAGCAAAGACAGCGAGGAGGCCATAGCTGTAGCAGGGCAGcacagcaccagcaccgtcaccagcagcatctgtctgtctatctggcgggggaggggggagggaggggaaaggaaaggaagggaCGAAGAGGTACGGGTTGAGATGCCAGATAGGGACCTGCCTTAGGTACTCGCCCGCAGAATGCAGTACGTACTCTACACGCACCTTGTACCTCGCGTGCTTCCCTATGACGTATACCCCGGTATCCCTGCGCCACCCCGCTTACAAGGCACGGGTCGTTAGGAGAAGATGCGACTAACCGAGTGTGATTGGTGCTTTGGTCCTCAGGCAACAGGGAATCAATCCACTCAGACCGGCCTCACTTGCCaggtctggtctggtctggtctgggtTGGTCTGGTCTTCTCGAATCTCCATACAAACACCACGGATCCTTACAAGTACACACAAACACAGTACAGAGCGCAGTACGGACACGCCATAATCCAGCCTTCTCGTACAGATACACacaatgacgacgacgacgacgacgacgacgacgacgacgacgacgacgatgatgatgataacCGGCCACAGACAAACGCCAGACCAAGCAGCTCGACAAGCCTGCCTCACCAGGACCCCAGGAGTCGGTCTCACCAACCCGAGCCAGACATACATACATGGAGACATA
This sequence is a window from Colletotrichum higginsianum IMI 349063 chromosome 8, whole genome shotgun sequence. Protein-coding genes within it:
- a CDS encoding Myb dna-binding domain containing protein, which produces MAQASHPTFINLPPPTSRPDTPSEMPGTPTSTTTSMSALSTTAIKDGHRGHFPQGPAGARGHAHHPSTTSLEAERADRISRLAGLERVSTLRAPPTQHQQNANASSLSPQTTPTSTGFPPNYPPNTHLTPAYFDAHGQPTAVTKMSTVGTASATESYVGDDNETRTAPGEQDEDMFSMDTNYREADSVASTGADPEQMDEDTARSTGGYDDRMSDDGSASLVGFGEGANSTVSGPIYQRRPIPGVAGQAVGAWGLERTASGLSSDGIPTQRNRDVTMGGDTPTSAAAMQERRDARMMDGTTTDGSGVPGDEMYVDTTNKAPVPTSQFSHQPNIHTTTTARDTAERLLRERLDGGESRAGNTALGSSQSGENLGKFYFEERK